In one Staphylococcus lutrae genomic region, the following are encoded:
- a CDS encoding response regulator transcription factor VraR gives MTVKVLFVDDHEMVRIGISSYLSTQPDIEVVGEGASGKEAIEKAHALKPDLILMDLLMTDMDGVEATAQIKKDLPQIKVVMLTSYIEDKEVYRALDAGVDSYILKTTSANDIAEAVRKTNAGESVFEAEVLVKMRNRMKQRAELYELLTEREMEILLLIAKGYSNQEIASASHITIKTVKTHVSNILSKLEVQDRTQAVIYAFQHGLIE, from the coding sequence ATGACAGTTAAAGTATTATTTGTAGATGATCATGAAATGGTTCGTATTGGTATTTCAAGTTATTTATCAACACAACCGGATATTGAAGTTGTAGGGGAAGGGGCTTCAGGTAAAGAAGCGATTGAAAAAGCTCATGCGCTTAAGCCGGATTTGATTTTAATGGACTTGTTGATGACCGATATGGACGGTGTAGAAGCAACAGCACAAATTAAGAAAGACTTACCTCAAATTAAGGTCGTTATGCTGACAAGTTACATCGAGGACAAGGAAGTTTATCGTGCGCTTGATGCTGGGGTAGATAGCTATATATTAAAAACGACGAGTGCAAATGATATCGCGGAAGCAGTCCGCAAAACCAATGCAGGGGAGTCCGTATTTGAAGCTGAAGTTTTAGTTAAAATGCGCAATCGTATGAAGCAACGTGCAGAATTATATGAGCTGTTAACAGAGCGGGAAATGGAAATATTATTATTGATTGCAAAAGGGTATTCAAATCAAGAGATTGCAAGCGCCTCCCACATTACCATTAAAACTGTAAAAACACATGTGAGTAATATATTGAGTAAGCTCGAAGTTCAAGATAGAACGCAGGCTGTTATTTATGCATTTCAACATGGCTTAATAGAGTAA
- a CDS encoding YihY/virulence factor BrkB family protein, whose amino-acid sequence MSKKEAPKAPGVDSSKTKNPNDDAQQNTKESAPAPDRKGDGNGEIEAKRHFVKPQPFQSKEAPKENQTFFVSRINKPVKYTDRPNFFNYLIYRIGKDDASGLAAQLAYYFMLSLFPMLIFILSLVPYFNIDRDVITAQISNNAPADTASIITGIIDDVMGNANGGLLSIGLILALWTASNGMTALMNAFNVAYDIEDSRNFFVSKLLAVVFTLLIGITLPLTLVLFTFGQQIGNLLFGPLGLDEQVRWVFSVLRTALPILAVFIVFIIMYTFAPNVKIKFKSVFPGAIFATVVWILGSLAFGYYVSNFANYSKTYGSIGGIIVLMLWLYITGFILIIGAEINAIVHQRKVVKGKTPEEQVYDELEFKGEEDLVPAYNNYGETDESSTEQTDHQSSTQQASQSSKDETAPSDDRAPQYQSPEKAERTNPGRSKHIKTTDEQ is encoded by the coding sequence ATGTCTAAAAAAGAAGCGCCAAAAGCGCCTGGGGTTGATTCTTCTAAAACCAAAAATCCAAATGATGACGCCCAGCAAAATACAAAAGAATCGGCGCCTGCACCCGATCGAAAAGGTGATGGGAACGGTGAGATAGAAGCAAAACGCCATTTTGTTAAACCTCAGCCTTTTCAGTCAAAAGAAGCGCCAAAAGAAAATCAAACTTTCTTTGTATCACGTATTAATAAACCTGTGAAATATACAGATCGTCCAAATTTCTTTAATTATTTAATTTATCGAATCGGTAAGGATGATGCTTCAGGCTTGGCGGCACAGCTGGCATACTATTTTATGCTGTCCCTTTTCCCGATGCTGATTTTTATTTTGTCGCTCGTCCCATACTTCAACATCGACCGGGATGTCATCACAGCGCAAATTTCCAACAATGCCCCTGCTGATACCGCTTCGATCATTACTGGTATTATCGATGATGTCATGGGAAATGCCAATGGCGGTCTCTTATCTATCGGGTTGATTTTAGCATTGTGGACGGCATCTAATGGTATGACAGCGCTCATGAACGCTTTTAATGTCGCTTACGATATCGAGGATAGCCGTAACTTTTTCGTTTCAAAACTATTAGCTGTCGTTTTTACGCTATTAATTGGCATCACTTTGCCTTTAACCCTCGTATTATTTACCTTTGGCCAACAAATCGGTAATTTATTATTTGGACCGTTAGGCTTAGATGAACAAGTCCGGTGGGTGTTTAGCGTATTACGAACGGCTTTACCAATACTTGCTGTCTTCATCGTCTTTATCATCATGTACACGTTTGCACCAAACGTTAAAATTAAATTTAAATCGGTATTCCCAGGCGCAATATTCGCCACTGTCGTTTGGATTTTAGGTTCATTGGCATTTGGTTATTACGTGTCAAATTTTGCGAACTATTCTAAAACGTATGGAAGCATTGGTGGCATTATCGTCCTCATGTTGTGGCTGTATATCACAGGCTTTATTTTAATTATTGGGGCTGAAATCAATGCCATTGTCCACCAACGTAAAGTGGTTAAAGGAAAAACACCAGAGGAACAAGTTTATGACGAACTTGAATTTAAAGGCGAGGAAGATCTCGTCCCAGCGTATAACAATTATGGGGAAACAGATGAATCATCAACTGAACAAACGGATCATCAGTCTAGCACACAACAAGCATCTCAGTCATCAAAAGATGAAACAGCGCCATCAGATGACCGAGCGCCACAATATCAATCACCTGAAAAAGCCGAACGAACAAACCCGGGTCGGTCAAAACATATTAAAACAACAGATGAACAATAA
- the map gene encoding type I methionyl aminopeptidase, with amino-acid sequence MIVKTEEELQALKEIGAICAEIRDTMRAATQPGVTTKELDQIAKEMFEKSGAISAPIHDENFPGQTCISVNEEVAHGIPSQRVIREGDLVNIDVSALKNGYYADTGISFVVGQTDDPMKQKVCDIAEEAFEAAMKKVKPGTKLSQIGKAVHAVARKNDLKVIKNLTGHGVGQSLHEAPKHILNYFDPHEKTLLKEGMVLAVEPFISSNASYVIEGKNEWAFETKDKSYVAQIEHTVVVTKDGPILTTKLDECEG; translated from the coding sequence ATGATAGTAAAAACAGAAGAAGAGTTACAAGCATTAAAAGAAATAGGTGCGATTTGTGCAGAAATACGTGATACAATGCGTGCTGCCACTCAACCTGGGGTGACAACGAAAGAATTAGATCAAATCGCCAAAGAAATGTTTGAAAAATCAGGGGCTATTTCTGCACCGATTCATGATGAAAATTTTCCTGGTCAAACGTGTATCAGTGTCAATGAAGAGGTTGCGCATGGCATCCCAAGTCAACGTGTTATACGTGAAGGAGATCTCGTGAACATTGACGTATCAGCACTTAAAAATGGCTACTATGCGGATACAGGGATTTCATTTGTCGTGGGTCAAACGGATGATCCGATGAAACAAAAAGTGTGTGATATTGCTGAGGAAGCGTTTGAAGCAGCGATGAAAAAAGTCAAACCGGGCACTAAATTAAGTCAAATCGGTAAAGCTGTTCATGCCGTTGCACGTAAAAATGACTTAAAAGTGATTAAAAATTTAACAGGACATGGCGTAGGGCAGTCATTACACGAAGCGCCTAAGCATATATTGAATTATTTTGATCCTCACGAAAAAACTTTGTTGAAAGAAGGGATGGTTTTAGCAGTTGAACCGTTTATTTCATCTAATGCAAGTTACGTTATCGAGGGGAAAAATGAATGGGCTTTTGAAACGAAGGATAAAAGCTATGTCGCTCAAATTGAACATACAGTTGTTGTGACGAAAGATGGCCCAATTTTAACAACCAAATTAGACGAGTGTGAAGGATAG
- the liaF gene encoding cell wall-active antibiotics response protein VraT yields the protein MTQKYISTELLIIFTALMIIANLYYIFFEKIGFLFVLLLGSILMYVGYIYFHKVRGLLCFWIGALMILFTLLSNKYTLMILFIFMIIVAFRYIKYKRRPLEIVSIDEDVHTPSFIKQKWFGEQKTPVYVYKWEDLQIQHGIGDIVVDMTKAANLKMQNHIVIRHIVGKVQVIVPLNYNVNLNVAAFYGNVSLDQQHFKIENNNIQKQSQHKPDNYTVNLFISTFIGDVEVIYR from the coding sequence ATGACACAAAAATATATTTCGACTGAACTACTGATTATTTTTACTGCGCTGATGATTATTGCAAATCTGTATTATATCTTTTTTGAAAAGATAGGTTTTTTATTTGTATTGTTATTAGGCAGTATTTTAATGTATGTCGGTTATATTTATTTTCATAAAGTGCGTGGCTTGTTATGTTTTTGGATTGGCGCATTAATGATCTTATTCACATTATTATCAAATAAGTATACGCTGATGATTTTATTTATTTTTATGATTATCGTCGCATTTCGGTATATTAAGTATAAAAGACGTCCACTTGAAATTGTATCAATTGATGAAGATGTGCATACGCCCTCATTTATTAAACAAAAATGGTTTGGTGAACAAAAAACACCCGTGTATGTTTATAAATGGGAAGATTTACAAATTCAACACGGCATTGGGGATATCGTCGTTGATATGACGAAAGCTGCAAATTTAAAAATGCAAAACCATATCGTCATAAGACATATTGTAGGCAAGGTTCAAGTCATCGTTCCCCTTAATTATAATGTGAATTTAAATGTAGCCGCTTTTTATGGGAATGTGTCACTCGATCAGCAACATTTTAAAATTGAAAATAATAACATCCAAAAACAATCTCAGCATAAACCTGATAATTATACAGTGAATTTATTCATTTCAACATTTATTGGAGATGTTGAGGTGATTTATCGATGA
- a CDS encoding MFS transporter, producing MKQKEGAVSNSQNMTAIKVNAKPFGMKDKIGYMLGDIGNDAILGLVNSFLMIYYTNVLGIAGSIVGILFLISRIIDAFADVSVGRMIDVAELTPEGRFKPWIRRMKYPFCMISLLLFLPLVHDWNDGAKIAYIFVTYLIFGVVLSAINIPYGSMAAAISDHPDDRAALSTFRSVGAAIGMSSTGFLIPMFIYTTNAHGEKTISGMRFFIIAIISCSIAFIIYNIIHHMLVERVQIKKKEKVTVGKLLKGLFTDRAILILIIVDFFVVLTQILYGTTTTYLFNDYFHNPKAMSIAMLFNWGTVVLVAAPTIYFVRKFGKKEVTMVALPFSSIMFFLLFFLHTTNAWVYVTLMFFATIGYSVFNVIVWALITDVIDAHQYNTGLREDGTVYGLNSFARKVAQAFSGGIGGFMLALIGYQSSTTGGILQSAAVQERIYMISNLLPAVLFLVAALILIFGYPMNKKTTDRIARELREERERLQVNA from the coding sequence ATGAAACAAAAAGAAGGTGCAGTTTCAAACAGTCAAAATATGACTGCAATCAAAGTGAATGCAAAGCCATTTGGAATGAAAGATAAAATTGGTTATATGTTAGGTGACATTGGTAATGATGCGATTCTCGGCCTTGTGAACAGCTTTTTAATGATTTATTACACTAACGTATTAGGTATTGCAGGAAGTATTGTAGGGATTTTATTTTTAATTTCAAGAATTATTGATGCATTTGCCGATGTATCAGTAGGACGTATGATTGATGTAGCGGAATTAACGCCTGAAGGACGATTTAAACCGTGGATTAGACGTATGAAATATCCGTTTTGTATGATTTCATTATTGCTCTTTTTGCCTTTAGTTCACGATTGGAATGACGGTGCTAAAATTGCATACATTTTTGTCACTTATTTAATTTTTGGTGTAGTATTGTCTGCAATCAATATTCCATACGGTTCAATGGCAGCGGCAATCAGTGACCATCCAGATGATCGTGCAGCATTATCAACATTCAGAAGTGTGGGTGCGGCAATTGGGATGTCTTCAACAGGATTTTTAATTCCTATGTTTATCTACACAACAAATGCACACGGTGAAAAGACCATCTCTGGTATGCGTTTCTTTATTATCGCAATCATCAGTTGTTCGATTGCGTTTATTATATACAATATTATTCATCACATGTTAGTTGAACGTGTACAAATTAAGAAAAAAGAAAAAGTGACAGTGGGTAAACTATTAAAAGGACTATTTACTGACAGAGCGATTTTGATATTAATTATTGTGGACTTCTTTGTTGTATTAACACAAATTTTATACGGTACAACGACAACATATTTATTTAATGATTATTTCCACAATCCAAAAGCGATGTCTATTGCAATGTTATTTAACTGGGGGACTGTAGTCTTGGTAGCAGCACCTACAATCTATTTTGTAAGAAAATTCGGTAAAAAAGAAGTAACAATGGTTGCTCTGCCATTCTCATCAATTATGTTTTTTCTACTATTTTTCTTGCATACAACCAATGCATGGGTATATGTCACATTAATGTTTTTCGCAACAATTGGCTATTCAGTGTTTAACGTTATCGTATGGGCTTTAATCACAGATGTTATTGACGCACACCAATATAACACTGGATTACGTGAAGATGGTACAGTTTACGGTTTAAACTCTTTTGCAAGAAAAGTTGCTCAAGCATTTTCAGGAGGGATCGGAGGATTTATGCTTGCATTAATTGGCTACCAATCCTCTACAACTGGAGGTATACTTCAATCTGCAGCGGTTCAAGAGAGAATTTATATGATTTCTAACCTTTTACCGGCAGTATTATTCTTAGTAGCAGCATTGATATTAATCTTTGGTTACCCAATGAATAAAAAGACAACGGATAGAATTGCAAGAGAATTGAGAGAAGAACGTGAAAGGTTACAGGTTAATGCATGA
- a CDS encoding FUSC family protein, which produces MKEKWYKNLVGARTLKTGLATFLTALFCLSLNLNPIFAILSAVVTIEPTIKASIRKGYKRLPATVMGAFIAVVCTYFLGDQSALTYGLTATLTIYLCIRFNLHVGINVATLTALAMIPDIHDHYVFNFFSRLLTAFIGLGTAGLVNFIILPPKYYDQIDLLIAKTEKEIYHLFDLRMKELVVGLFHSKKSDQAVEKLHVLNTKIEALIGYQKDELNYHKNRSQSEAWLRLRKLTNHAHENRLMITHLSNIIYLPNDAMMLFNDEEKIAMISISQRIDQIINCGTFIPDQQAASILKSSVKGLNEFDNHQVKMHTIYEILLIYRILLLRYKVK; this is translated from the coding sequence ATGAAGGAGAAATGGTATAAAAATTTAGTCGGCGCCCGCACTTTGAAAACAGGTCTTGCAACTTTCTTGACCGCTTTATTTTGTCTATCACTGAATCTTAATCCTATTTTCGCAATTTTATCCGCTGTTGTCACAATTGAACCGACGATTAAAGCTTCCATTCGTAAAGGATATAAGCGACTGCCTGCTACAGTCATGGGGGCATTTATAGCCGTTGTATGTACTTATTTTTTAGGCGACCAATCCGCACTCACATATGGTTTGACAGCAACCCTCACCATTTATCTCTGCATTCGCTTTAATTTACATGTAGGGATTAATGTTGCAACCTTAACTGCACTCGCCATGATTCCAGATATTCATGATCATTATGTATTCAATTTCTTTTCACGTTTGCTCACTGCTTTTATCGGTTTGGGGACAGCAGGCCTAGTGAATTTTATTATATTACCCCCGAAATATTATGACCAAATCGATCTACTTATCGCAAAAACTGAAAAAGAAATCTATCATTTGTTTGATTTGCGTATGAAAGAGTTAGTCGTAGGACTCTTCCATTCGAAAAAAAGTGATCAAGCAGTGGAAAAACTTCACGTACTCAATACAAAAATAGAAGCATTAATCGGCTATCAAAAAGATGAATTGAATTATCATAAAAATCGCAGTCAATCAGAAGCATGGTTGCGACTAAGAAAACTTACCAACCATGCTCATGAAAATCGACTCATGATTACACATTTATCGAATATTATTTATCTTCCTAATGATGCCATGATGCTCTTTAATGACGAAGAAAAAATTGCGATGATTTCGATATCACAAAGAATTGATCAAATTATTAATTGTGGTACCTTCATCCCCGATCAACAAGCCGCATCAATATTAAAAAGTTCAGTTAAAGGATTAAACGAGTTCGATAATCATCAAGTTAAAATGCATACCATCTATGAAATTTTATTGATTTATCGTATCTTACTTTTAAGATATAAAGTAAAATAA
- a CDS encoding sialidase family protein, whose translation MMKRTFNVVLILLLAVMLSLLSNQNVKAANTAVGDQAIFKSGDATNANYFRIPVLYTLDNGKLIASADARYGGTHDAKSKINIATSISEDGNTWSTPTFALQFHDYDNQLIDWPRDNIGKNKQIQGSASFIDSAILQDKVTHKIFLMADTMPAGVGNNNALKNDSGFKQINGKYYLKLRLNNERDYNYSIREDGLIFDDKKQTATEYKVDQDYHLLKNNEYLYVSQYSVKFNGTQLQEYHKNKKVKMNIFYKDALFKVTPTNYLSYTTSMDGQHWEHPTILPPLLGLNHNATYLSPGQGLATSNGRLIFSSYMNQGLIFIYSDDHGLTWHSKKATLPFANATAEAQMIELQPNVIRVFLRTTTGKIGYMTSLDNGNTWDKIQYLSQMNQTRYGTQISVIKYSQKVDGKDIIILSTPNSIKGRNNGQIWIGWVDHETLDMKWIHHHQVNGENVGYSYSALTETPNHKVALLYEKYDSWSRNQLHLKNTMKYRVYEINDLLSY comes from the coding sequence ATGATGAAAAGGACTTTCAATGTTGTCCTCATACTTTTGCTTGCTGTGATGTTATCATTACTTTCGAATCAAAATGTGAAAGCTGCTAACACTGCGGTTGGAGACCAAGCCATTTTCAAATCAGGTGATGCTACAAATGCAAACTACTTTAGAATTCCAGTATTGTATACTTTAGATAATGGTAAGTTAATTGCAAGTGCTGATGCGCGATACGGTGGAACGCATGATGCAAAAAGTAAAATTAACATTGCCACTTCTATTAGTGAAGATGGAAATACATGGTCAACGCCTACTTTCGCATTACAATTTCATGACTACGACAATCAATTAATTGATTGGCCCAGAGATAATATTGGCAAAAATAAGCAAATCCAAGGCAGTGCTTCGTTTATTGATTCAGCAATTTTACAAGATAAAGTTACGCACAAAATATTTTTAATGGCTGATACGATGCCGGCTGGTGTAGGGAACAATAATGCGCTAAAAAATGATTCAGGATTCAAGCAAATAAATGGAAAATATTATTTGAAATTAAGATTAAACAATGAAAGAGATTACAACTATTCAATTAGAGAAGATGGTTTGATTTTTGATGATAAAAAACAGACTGCAACGGAATATAAAGTTGATCAAGATTATCATTTGCTTAAAAATAATGAATATTTGTACGTATCGCAGTATAGTGTAAAGTTTAACGGCACACAGCTACAAGAGTATCATAAAAATAAAAAAGTTAAGATGAATATTTTTTATAAAGATGCGCTCTTTAAAGTGACGCCTACAAACTACTTATCGTATACAACAAGTATGGACGGACAACATTGGGAGCATCCGACAATTTTACCACCACTTTTAGGTTTGAATCACAATGCGACATATTTAAGCCCAGGACAAGGTCTAGCCACATCAAATGGACGGCTCATCTTTTCCTCTTATATGAATCAAGGGCTCATCTTTATTTATAGTGATGATCATGGGCTGACGTGGCATTCCAAAAAAGCAACTTTGCCATTTGCGAATGCAACAGCTGAAGCACAAATGATTGAACTACAACCCAATGTAATAAGGGTCTTTTTAAGGACAACGACAGGTAAAATAGGCTACATGACGAGTTTAGATAATGGTAATACATGGGATAAAATTCAATATTTAAGTCAGATGAACCAAACAAGATATGGGACTCAGATTTCTGTAATCAAGTATTCGCAAAAGGTAGATGGAAAGGATATCATTATTCTAAGTACGCCAAACTCAATCAAAGGCCGTAATAATGGTCAAATTTGGATAGGTTGGGTTGATCATGAAACACTTGATATGAAATGGATTCATCATCATCAAGTGAATGGTGAAAATGTAGGCTATTCCTATTCAGCATTAACAGAGACGCCAAATCATAAGGTTGCATTATTATATGAAAAATATGATTCTTGGTCTCGGAATCAATTACATTTAAAAAATACGATGAAATATCGTGTATATGAAATTAATGATTTATTGTCATATTGA
- a CDS encoding sensor histidine kinase yields the protein MNHYVRAIGSMLILVYSMLTTFFFIDKVFTNIIYFQGMFYTQILGIPVFIFLNLVVIFLCIIVGSVLAYKINQQNDWLKQQIERAFEGETVGINDQQIELYNETIELYQALVPLNQSLHKMRIKTQNLTNESYNLNDLKVKKIIEDERQRLARELHDSVSQQLFAASMMLSAIKETELAPPLDQQIPTLEKMIQDSQLEMRALLLHLRPIGLKNKSLGEGIKSLVTDLQRKVPMKVVQEIDEIEVPKGIEDHLFRITQEAISNTLRHAKGTQVTVELLKLKDHLLLRIQDDGIGFNVNDQLEQSYGLKNMQERAIEIGATLHIVSLPDAGTRIEVKAPLEKEAKHDS from the coding sequence ATGAATCATTACGTCCGAGCCATTGGATCGATGTTAATACTCGTTTACAGTATGTTAACGACGTTCTTTTTTATTGATAAAGTTTTTACTAACATTATTTATTTCCAGGGGATGTTTTATACACAAATTTTAGGGATACCGGTTTTCATATTTTTAAACTTAGTCGTTATCTTTTTGTGTATTATCGTTGGGAGTGTGCTTGCTTATAAAATTAATCAACAAAACGATTGGCTCAAACAACAAATTGAGCGCGCATTTGAAGGTGAGACGGTAGGGATTAATGACCAACAAATTGAACTCTATAATGAAACCATTGAACTTTATCAAGCATTGGTTCCTCTTAATCAGTCCCTTCATAAAATGCGAATTAAAACTCAAAATTTAACGAATGAATCATATAATTTAAATGATTTGAAGGTGAAAAAAATAATTGAAGATGAGCGACAAAGGCTCGCACGTGAATTGCATGACAGTGTCTCTCAACAGCTTTTTGCAGCTAGTATGATGTTGTCTGCGATTAAAGAAACGGAATTAGCGCCACCCCTTGATCAACAAATTCCAACACTTGAGAAAATGATTCAAGATTCACAGTTGGAGATGCGTGCGTTGTTGCTTCATTTGAGACCGATTGGATTAAAAAATAAATCACTCGGTGAGGGGATTAAATCGCTTGTGACAGATTTACAGCGGAAAGTTCCGATGAAAGTCGTTCAAGAAATTGATGAAATTGAAGTGCCAAAAGGGATTGAAGATCATTTGTTTAGAATTACACAAGAAGCGATTTCCAATACATTACGCCATGCGAAAGGGACTCAAGTGACGGTTGAATTATTAAAACTTAAAGATCATTTGTTGCTCCGTATTCAAGATGATGGGATTGGATTTAATGTGAATGATCAATTGGAACAAAGTTATGGTTTAAAAAATATGCAAGAGCGTGCCATTGAAATTGGAGCGACATTGCATATTGTGTCATTGCCCGATGCAGGAACAAGAATTGAAGTCAAAGCACCACTTGAAAAGGAGGCTAAACATGACAGTTAA
- a CDS encoding Gfo/Idh/MocA family protein, whose amino-acid sequence MLEKTIGYGVVGTGYFGAELARAMQENKGAKIVSVYDPENGETIATELGCKCAKNLQELVTDEAVDCVIVATPNHLHKEPVIEAAKNKKHVFCEKPIALNYQDCVDMVTACKEAGVTFMAGHIMNFFNGVHHAKELIQKGVIGDILFVKSTRNGWEEAQPSISWKKMRDQSGGHLYHHIHELDCVQFIMGGLPEKVTMTASDIAHQGEAFGDEDDFIMMNLEFSGNRYAHLEWGSAFRWGEHYVLIEGTKGAIMLNMYDTGGTLRVDGKETHFLIHETQEEDDNRTQIYHGTEMDGAIQYGHPGKRTPLWLNTLIQKEMKFFNEVLHGKEVSEEYLKLLDGTAAEEAIATADAATLSNVEDRKVALSEIIDAK is encoded by the coding sequence ATGTTAGAAAAAACGATAGGTTATGGGGTAGTGGGTACAGGATATTTTGGTGCAGAACTTGCCAGAGCAATGCAAGAAAACAAAGGCGCTAAAATTGTATCGGTCTATGATCCAGAAAATGGAGAAACAATTGCTACAGAATTAGGGTGTAAATGCGCAAAGAACTTACAAGAATTAGTTACGGATGAAGCGGTAGATTGTGTGATTGTGGCAACACCTAATCATTTACACAAAGAACCTGTGATTGAAGCAGCCAAAAATAAAAAACATGTTTTTTGTGAGAAGCCAATTGCATTAAATTATCAAGATTGTGTGGATATGGTAACGGCTTGTAAAGAAGCAGGCGTAACATTTATGGCGGGTCATATCATGAACTTTTTCAATGGGGTACATCATGCAAAAGAATTGATTCAAAAAGGTGTGATTGGGGACATCTTGTTTGTAAAATCAACTCGGAATGGTTGGGAAGAGGCACAACCTAGTATTTCTTGGAAGAAAATGAGAGATCAATCAGGGGGGCACTTATATCATCATATTCATGAATTAGATTGTGTTCAGTTCATCATGGGAGGATTACCTGAAAAAGTAACGATGACGGCCTCTGACATTGCACACCAAGGAGAAGCGTTTGGTGACGAAGATGATTTTATTATGATGAATTTAGAATTTTCAGGCAATCGCTATGCACATCTTGAATGGGGTTCAGCTTTTAGATGGGGTGAACACTATGTCCTAATCGAAGGAACTAAAGGTGCCATCATGTTAAATATGTATGATACGGGTGGAACTTTAAGAGTAGATGGAAAAGAAACACATTTCTTAATTCATGAAACACAAGAAGAAGACGATAATCGTACACAAATTTATCATGGTACAGAAATGGATGGGGCTATTCAATACGGTCATCCTGGTAAGCGGACGCCTTTATGGTTAAATACTTTAATTCAAAAAGAAATGAAGTTTTTTAACGAAGTGCTGCATGGTAAAGAGGTATCGGAAGAATATTTGAAACTTTTAGATGGTACGGCAGCAGAGGAAGCGATTGCCACAGCAGATGCGGCAACACTATCCAACGTAGAGGATAGAAAAGTTGCTTTAAGTGAAATTATTGACGCCAAATAG
- a CDS encoding YtxH domain-containing protein has protein sequence MQNKLIPGILLGATVGGAIALIDKNTRRSVQTTLHQIKTGERSSQPSKFNQIKDEIMYWKNTIDEIRRNNPELERSLLNAKDTLMARKNNKKIGL, from the coding sequence ATGCAAAACAAATTAATTCCTGGAATTTTACTTGGTGCAACAGTGGGTGGTGCCATTGCGCTTATCGATAAAAATACGCGCCGTTCAGTTCAAACAACACTTCATCAAATCAAAACGGGAGAACGTTCTAGTCAACCTTCTAAATTCAATCAAATCAAAGATGAAATCATGTACTGGAAAAATACGATTGATGAAATCCGCCGTAATAATCCAGAATTAGAACGTTCTTTATTAAATGCAAAAGACACATTAATGGCACGTAAAAACAATAAAAAAATCGGATTATAA
- a CDS encoding beta-class carbonic anhydrase, protein MTLLEHILQFNKKFVAEKAYEAYATSKTPSKKAVLLTCMDTRLQDLSTKALGFNNGDLKVVKNAGATISHPYGSTMRSLLVGIYALGAEEIIIMGHKDCGMGQINVEQVVATMQQRGVQPHVFDILEHSGIDVSNFLKGFDNVYDNVKQNIAMIYAHPLFDNQVPVHGLVIDPHTGELELVHDGYAHAHQNNE, encoded by the coding sequence ATGACTTTATTAGAACACATATTACAATTCAATAAAAAATTTGTTGCTGAGAAAGCTTATGAAGCCTATGCGACAAGTAAAACACCTTCAAAAAAAGCAGTACTCTTAACGTGCATGGATACGCGTTTACAGGACTTATCCACAAAAGCGCTTGGCTTTAATAATGGGGATTTAAAAGTCGTCAAAAATGCTGGTGCAACAATCAGTCATCCATATGGATCAACAATGAGGAGTTTACTCGTAGGTATCTATGCGTTAGGTGCAGAAGAAATCATTATCATGGGACACAAAGATTGTGGCATGGGCCAAATTAATGTTGAACAGGTGGTAGCAACGATGCAACAGCGCGGTGTTCAGCCACATGTTTTTGACATACTTGAACATTCTGGAATCGACGTGTCCAACTTTTTAAAAGGATTTGACAATGTATATGACAATGTCAAACAAAACATTGCTATGATTTATGCTCATCCACTTTTTGACAATCAAGTCCCTGTACACGGTTTAGTGATTGATCCACATACAGGTGAATTGGAACTCGTTCACGATGGCTATGCCCATGCACATCAAAACAATGAATAA